A single genomic interval of Piliocolobus tephrosceles isolate RC106 chromosome 7, ASM277652v3, whole genome shotgun sequence harbors:
- the CALB1 gene encoding calbindin isoform X1, translating to MAEFHLQSSLITASQFFEIWLHFDADGSGYLEGKELQNLIQELQLARKKAGLELSPEMKTFVDQYGQRDDGKIGIVELAHILPTEENFLLLFRCQQLKSCEEFMKTWRKYDTDHSGFIETEELKNFLKDLLEKANKTVDDTKLAEYTDLMLKLFDSNNDGKLELTEMARLLPVQENFLLKFQGIKMCGKEFNKAFELYDQDGNGYIDENELDALLKDLCEKNKQELDINNITTYKKNIMALSDGGKLYRTDLALILCAGDN from the exons ATGGCAGAATTCCACCTGCAATCGTCCCTCATCACAGCCTCACAGTTTTTCGAGATCTGGCTTCATTTCGACGCTGACG GAAGTGGTTACCTGGAAGGAAAGGAGCTGCAGAACTTGATCCAGGAGCTCCAGCTGGCGCGAAAGAAGGCTGGATTG gaGTTATCACCTGAAATGAAGACTTTTGTGGATCAGTATGGGCAAAGAGATGATGGGAAAATAGGAATTGTAGAG TTGGCTCACATATTACCCACAGAAGAGAATTTCCTGCTGCTTTTCCGATGCCAGCAGCTGAAGTCCTGTGAAGAATTCATGAAG ACATGGAGAAAATATGATACTGACCACAGTGGCTTCATAGAAACTGAGGAGCTTAAG AACTTTCTAAAGGACCTGctagaaaaagcaaacaagaCTGTTGATgacacaaaattagccgagtatacGGACCTAATG CTGAAACTATTTGATTCAAATAATGACGGGAAGCTGGAATTAACTGAGATGGCCAG GTTACTACCAGTGCAGgagaattttcttcttaaattccAG GGAATCAAAATGTGTGGGAAAGAGTTCAATAAGGCTTTTGAGCTGTATGATCAG GACGGCAATGGATACATAGATGAAAATGAACTGGATGCTTTACTGAAGGATCTGTGCGAGAAGAATAAACAG GAGCTGGATATTAATAATATTACAACATACAAGAAGAACATAATGGCTTTGTCGGATGGAGGGAAGCTGTACCGAACAGATCTTGCTCTTATTCTCTGTGCTGGGGATAACTAG
- the CALB1 gene encoding calbindin isoform X2, giving the protein MAEFHLQSSLITASQFFEIWLHFDADGSGYLEGKELQNLIQELQLARKKAGLLAHILPTEENFLLLFRCQQLKSCEEFMKTWRKYDTDHSGFIETEELKNFLKDLLEKANKTVDDTKLAEYTDLMLKLFDSNNDGKLELTEMARLLPVQENFLLKFQGIKMCGKEFNKAFELYDQDGNGYIDENELDALLKDLCEKNKQELDINNITTYKKNIMALSDGGKLYRTDLALILCAGDN; this is encoded by the exons ATGGCAGAATTCCACCTGCAATCGTCCCTCATCACAGCCTCACAGTTTTTCGAGATCTGGCTTCATTTCGACGCTGACG GAAGTGGTTACCTGGAAGGAAAGGAGCTGCAGAACTTGATCCAGGAGCTCCAGCTGGCGCGAAAGAAGGCTGGATTG TTGGCTCACATATTACCCACAGAAGAGAATTTCCTGCTGCTTTTCCGATGCCAGCAGCTGAAGTCCTGTGAAGAATTCATGAAG ACATGGAGAAAATATGATACTGACCACAGTGGCTTCATAGAAACTGAGGAGCTTAAG AACTTTCTAAAGGACCTGctagaaaaagcaaacaagaCTGTTGATgacacaaaattagccgagtatacGGACCTAATG CTGAAACTATTTGATTCAAATAATGACGGGAAGCTGGAATTAACTGAGATGGCCAG GTTACTACCAGTGCAGgagaattttcttcttaaattccAG GGAATCAAAATGTGTGGGAAAGAGTTCAATAAGGCTTTTGAGCTGTATGATCAG GACGGCAATGGATACATAGATGAAAATGAACTGGATGCTTTACTGAAGGATCTGTGCGAGAAGAATAAACAG GAGCTGGATATTAATAATATTACAACATACAAGAAGAACATAATGGCTTTGTCGGATGGAGGGAAGCTGTACCGAACAGATCTTGCTCTTATTCTCTGTGCTGGGGATAACTAG